One Nocardia farcinica genomic region harbors:
- a CDS encoding SRPBCC family protein — MSTMSILGEVRPEHDHDAGGERVLLHYLRSYKQPVLDVWSACTARDQLARWFGAVSGGNGNLGIEPLDGPVPGPVAVRVEHCVAPHELVAHVDGELIEVRLEQVGVLTNLELVRRHLCPADAPAVGPRWQYLLDRLTAYLEGTPLPSWSAYPKPADEYR, encoded by the coding sequence CGCCCCGAGCACGATCACGACGCGGGCGGCGAGCGGGTACTGCTGCACTATCTACGGTCCTACAAGCAGCCGGTGCTCGACGTGTGGTCGGCCTGCACCGCGCGTGACCAGCTCGCCCGCTGGTTCGGCGCGGTGTCCGGCGGGAACGGCAACCTCGGTATCGAACCGCTCGACGGGCCGGTGCCCGGCCCGGTCGCGGTGCGCGTGGAGCACTGCGTGGCACCACACGAACTGGTCGCGCACGTGGACGGCGAGCTGATCGAGGTGCGGCTGGAGCAGGTCGGCGTGCTGACCAATCTCGAGCTCGTGCGCAGGCACCTGTGCCCGGCCGACGCTCCCGCCGTCGGACCGCGCTGGCAGTACCTGCTGGACCGGCTCACCGCCTATCTCGAGGGCACGCCACTGCCCAGCTGGTCGGCCTATCCGAAGCCCGCCGACGAGTACCGGTGA